A genome region from Lucilia cuprina isolate Lc7/37 chromosome 3, ASM2204524v1, whole genome shotgun sequence includes the following:
- the LOC111679146 gene encoding probable cytochrome P450 6v1, with translation MVDATSILLFVVTILTGVFVWSRRTYVYWQRRRVKFVQPTHLLGNLKDVLKMQNSFALQLRDYYFNERFTREPLVGIYLFHQPALLLRDLQLVRQVLIEDFVNFSHRFSKCDGHQDKMGAMNLFFARNPEWRDIRTKLAPVFTTSKMKQMFSLMEEIGYDLETYLAKLTKDMKHTGEGPIVQIKDICDLYNTDMIASIAFGLRSHSLRNTYRVQLCHHSHEMFYISFRRAIDLCLIFIIPKLVKFLRPKLFTAEHTDFLRSLVVSMLEDRRTYGGLRNDLIEMLLTFKMEAELNKDKSHFAHQQEYIVAQAATFQLAGIQTCASTLAFALYELARQPKLQERLHLEIRKTIGDEDPPVSLNFEKVEKMSYLSMVVEETLRKYPVVPFLERECTPLNKKRFVSFRPHAECMARKGMPVYISNLALHYDPQYWPNPEHFDPERFSPEQKPSHTPLSYLPFGAGPHHCIAQVLAQLQLKLGLIHFLNRHRVECCDKTVDCIKFDKRYALLTHEGGIYLKLVEI, from the exons ATGGTGGATGCcacttcaattttattatttgttgtaaccATTTTGACGGGAGTATTCGTTTGGTCGCGTCGTACTTACGTGTATTGGCAACGCAGACGTGTCAAATTTGTGCAACCGACTCACTTGTTGGGCAACCTTAAGGATGTCTTAAAAATGCAAAACTCCTTTGCCTTACAGCTGCGCGATTACTATTTCAATGAACGTTTTACGCGCGAACCTTTGGTGGGCATTTATTTGTTCCATCAGCCGGCTTTATTGTTACGCGATCTACAATTGGTGCGTCAAGTTTTGATAGAAGATTTTGTGAACTTTTCACATCGTTTCTCGAAATGTGACGGACATCAAGATAAAATGGGTGCAATGAATTTATTCTTTGCTCGCAATCCAGAGTGGCGTGATATACGTACAAAATTAGCACCGGTATTTACTACGTCCAAAATGAAACAAATGTTTTCATTAATGGAAGAG ATTGGCTACGATTTAGAAACATATTTAGCTAAACTAACCAAAGATATGAAACACACTGGCGAGGGGCCAATAGTGCAAATCAAAGATATTTGTGATCTGTACAATACCGATATGATTGCCAGCATTGCATTTGGTCTGCGCAGTCATTCACTGCGCAATACGTATCGTGTTCAACTGTGTCATCATAGTCATGAAATGTTCTATATATCTTTTCGGCGTGCCATAGATCTATGCCTGATCTTTATAATACCAAAGTTGGTGAAGTTTTTGCGTCCCAAACTATTTACCGCCGAGCATACAGACTTTTTGCGTAGTCTGGTAGTTAGTATGCTGGAAGATCGTCGTACATACGGTGGTCTGCGTAATGATCTCATTGAAATGTTATTGACATTCAAAATGGAAGCGGAACTTAATAAGGACAAATCCCATTTTGCCCATCAGCAGGAGTATATTGTCGCTCAGGCAGCCACATTTCAGTTGGCCGGCATACAAACGTGTGCCTCGACTCTGGCATTTGCCCTATACGAGCTGGCTCGTCAGCCCAAGCTACAGGAACGTTTGCATTTAGAGATAAGAAAGACTATAGGTGATGAGGATCCGCCGGTATCGTTGAATTTCGAGAAAGTGGAAAAAATGTCGTACTTGAGTATGGTGGTAGAGGAGACGTTGCGTAAGTACCCAGTTGTGCCATTTTTAGAGAGAGAGTGTACACCGCTGAATAAAAAGCGTTTTGTATCATTCCGTCCACATGCCGAGTGTATGGCCAGAAAGGGTATGCCCGTGTATATATCTAATTTAGCTTTACATTATGATCCTCAg taTTGGCCCAATCCCGAGCACTTTGATCCGGAACGTTTTTCACCGGAACAGAAACCTTCTCATACTCCTCTATCATATCTGCCCTTTGGTGCTGGACCCCATCATTGCATTGCCCAGGTGTTGGCACAGCTGCAATTGAAATTGGGACTGATTCATTTTTTGAATCGCCATCGTGTAGAATGTTGTGATAAGACTGTCGATTGCATCAAGTTTGATAAACGGTATGCTTTACTCACTCATGAGGGTGGGATTTACTTAAAACTTGTTgaaatttag